A window from Citrus sinensis cultivar Valencia sweet orange chromosome 3, DVS_A1.0, whole genome shotgun sequence encodes these proteins:
- the LOC102622267 gene encoding uncharacterized protein LOC102622267 encodes MQDLSFSKTLNPSPFFPKPHFQLSRQFPQFSRLDIRALAGRSKKKPGGESSGRLEGNAAFRRRSKRKPKYRPVNLADYPFYRFKNSNKKTLYADNFTESELEMIGLGYDRMVRFMEKDDPDLRHPYDWYKYGEYGPYSWRGVVVGEPVRGRFSDERVRMYSPVKDHEEWEKIEQHEMGIDFGERLKKMDKSVGFRYFWVFVRHPRWRVNEKPWEQWTLVAEVVIEAGKKRLDKWNLMGRLGNKARSSITQCAAWMRPDIIYVKRPVYQCRFEPQDNFFKAILPFLDPKTEGSFLFELRNDDDGSVEMCTYFGGLCKIARVSPKAFVDDVVNAYEKLSEEKKSKCLEFLLSNHPVQLLHPYTKEWKAKLEEEELGCDAPDDDDDDDLGSNGENEFTDWIEDDSDGSDDGEFVDENDDVVMDMDERGGDESGDQDYDDDDDDDEEEFDPEEDKKLWEEEFKKATSNSERMEMLAKRSVETSTVFYKKQLELMKSKEKKNVAEDGDETALRGKRAKVTPEEWKIAGFGPWRKRMKKSKIPPELFLRSAVRPFTYRNLVKEIVLTRHAILDGDIGVKE; translated from the coding sequence ATGCAGGACCTCTCCTTCtctaaaaccctaaacccttcACCTTTTTTTCCTAAACCCCATTTCCAACTTTCCCGCCAATTCCCCCAATTTTCCCGCCTAGACATTCGGGCCTTAGCGGGACGGAGCAAGAAGAAGCCGGGCGGGGAGTCCTCAGGCCGGCTAGAAGGAAACGCAGCGTTTCGGCGCAGATCAAAGCGCAAACCAAAGTACAGGCCCGTCAACCTCGCAGACTATCCCTTTTACCGCTTTAAAAACTCTAACAAGAAAACCCTCTATGCCGACAACTTCACCGAGTCGGAGCTCGAAATGATCGGATTGGGGTACGACCGGATGGTCCGGTTCATGGAAAAGGACGACCCGGATTTGCGCCACCCTTATGACTGGTACAAGTACGGGGAGTATGGGCCCTACTCGTGGCGCGGAGTTGTAGTTGGTGAGCCAGTACGCGGTCGTTTTAGTGATGAACGTGTGAGAATGTATAGTCCGGTGAAGGACCATGAAGAGTGGGAGAAAATTGAGCAACATGAAATGGGTATTGATTTTGGGGAAAGATTGAAGAAAATGGATAAGAGTGTCGGGTTTAGGTACTTTTGGGTGTTTGTGAGACACCCCAGATGGAGAGTTAATGAAAAGCCGTGGGAGCAATGGACTTTGGTTGCTGAAGTTGTTATTGAAGCGGGCAAAAAGAGATTGGATAAGTGGAATTTGATGGGTAGGTTAGGGAATAAAGCTAGGTCTTCGATAACACAGTGTGCGGCTTGGATGAGGCCggatattatttatgttaagaGGCCGGTTTATCAGTGTAGGTTTGAGCctcaagataatttttttaaggcgATATTGCCATTTCTTGATCCGAAAACAGAGGGGAGTTTTTTGTTTGAGTTAaggaatgatgatgatgggaGTGTGGAGATGTGTACTTATTTTGGTGGGTTGTGTAAGATTGCAAGGGTGAGTCCTAAGGCTTTTGTGGACGATGTAGTGAATGCGTATGAGAAGTTGAGTGAGGAGAAGAAGTCCAAGTGTTTAGAGTTTTTGCTGTCAAATCATCCTGTGCAGCTGTTGCATCCATATACGAAAGAGTGGAAGGCTAAGTTGGAGGAAGAGGAGCTGGGTTGTGATGCCccggatgatgatgatgatgatgacctTGGTAGTAATGGTGAGAATGAATTTACTGATTGGATTGAGGATGATAGTGATGGTAGCGATGATGGTGAGTTCGTTGATGAGAATGATGATGTGGTTATGGACATGGATGAGCGTGGAGGTGATGAATCAGGAGATCaagattatgatgatgatgatgatgatgatgaagaggaaTTTGATCCAGAAGAGGATAAGAAGCTCTGGGAGGAGGAGTTTAAGAAGGCAACGAGTAATTCTGAAAGAATGGAAATGCTTGCAAAACGAAGTGTGGAAACATCTACTGTGTTTTATAAGAAGCAGTTGGAGTTGATGAAAtcaaaggagaagaaaaatgtTGCAGAAGATGGAGATGAAACTGCCTTGCGGGGTAAAAGAGCCAAAGTGACCCCTGAAGAATGGAAGATTGCTGGGTTTGGGCCATGGAGGAAGAGGATGAAGAAGAGCAAAATTCCTCCAGAGTTGTTTCTGCGATCAGCAGTTAGGCCTTTTACTTACAGGAACCTTGTGAAGGAAATTGTTTTGACAAGGCATGCTATTTTGGATGGAGATATTGGTGTAAAAGAATGA
- the LOC127901328 gene encoding uncharacterized protein LOC127901328 isoform X2, whose translation MQFPSSNIVTTLTFHWFFLLCLPQPHFFYLSGCDIFTIFLEAVASTINTLGDALYKVFCASSDPSRNEMRQACQFRLLEFWRYKWTNSSAIRCKPSSVELGCIKHYFPRYKG comes from the exons ATGCAATTTCCTTCTAGCAATATTGTCACTACTCTCACCTTTCATTGGTTTTTCCTTCTCTGCCTCCCCCAGCCCCACTTCTTCTATCT CTCTGGTTGTgatatttttaccattttCCTTGAA GCAGTGGCATCTACAATAAATACACTTGGAGATGCCCTTTACAAGGTTTTTTGTGCGTCATCTGATCCATCAAGAAATGAAATGAGACAAGCATGTCAGTTTCGACTACTTGAGTTTTGGAGGTACAAATGGACCAATAGCTCTGCTATCAGGTGTAAACCCTCATCCGTTGAGCTTG GGTGCATCAAGCACTATTTTCCCCGTTATAAAGGCTGA
- the LOC127901328 gene encoding uncharacterized protein LOC127901328 isoform X1 codes for MQFPSSNIVTTLTFHWFFLLCLPQPHFFYLSGCDIFTIFLEAVASTINTLGDALYKVFCASSDPSRNEMRQACQFRLLEFWRYKWTNSSAIRCKPSSVELGSPFLCCSSLWSRLLITSISFA; via the exons ATGCAATTTCCTTCTAGCAATATTGTCACTACTCTCACCTTTCATTGGTTTTTCCTTCTCTGCCTCCCCCAGCCCCACTTCTTCTATCT CTCTGGTTGTgatatttttaccattttCCTTGAA GCAGTGGCATCTACAATAAATACACTTGGAGATGCCCTTTACAAGGTTTTTTGTGCGTCATCTGATCCATCAAGAAATGAAATGAGACAAGCATGTCAGTTTCGACTACTTGAGTTTTGGAGGTACAAATGGACCAATAGCTCTGCTATCAGGTGTAAACCCTCATCCGTTGAGCTTGGTAGTCCATTTCTTTGCTGCAGCAGTCTTTGGAGTCGGTTGCTTATTACTTCCATTTCCTTCGCCTAA
- the LOC127901328 gene encoding uncharacterized protein LOC127901328 isoform X3, whose protein sequence is MQFPSSNIVTTLTFHWFFLLCLPQPHFFYLSGCDIFTIFLEAVASTINTLGDALYKVFCASSDPSRNEMRQACQFRLLEFWRYKWTNSSAIRVHQALFSPL, encoded by the exons ATGCAATTTCCTTCTAGCAATATTGTCACTACTCTCACCTTTCATTGGTTTTTCCTTCTCTGCCTCCCCCAGCCCCACTTCTTCTATCT CTCTGGTTGTgatatttttaccattttCCTTGAA GCAGTGGCATCTACAATAAATACACTTGGAGATGCCCTTTACAAGGTTTTTTGTGCGTCATCTGATCCATCAAGAAATGAAATGAGACAAGCATGTCAGTTTCGACTACTTGAGTTTTGGAGGTACAAATGGACCAATAGCTCTGCTATCAG GGTGCATCAAGCACTATTTTCCCCGTTATAA